Part of the Lonchura striata isolate bLonStr1 chromosome 22, bLonStr1.mat, whole genome shotgun sequence genome is shown below.
GTGACTGAAAGCAGGATGAAATGAACTCTGCTTTGCTCTCTCCGGAGGCTCAACGCCTTCGTCCTGTTCCTGTGCGAGGCCCCTTTCTGCTGCCAGTTCATCGAGTTCGCCAATGCCGTGGGCGCCAGGGCCGACCGGCTGCGGGCTTGGCAGAAAGCAGCTTTCTACTGCGGGTGAGGAGGATCctggggggctggaggggggcACATCCCGGGCAAAGAACACCCCTgcgtgccctggccctgctccgAGGGCTGCCCCTGCCTTCCAGGGCGGCCGTGTTCCCCGTCCTGCTCAGCCTGATGCTCACCACGCTCCTGGGGGCTGATGGTGTCAGCGTTCAGgagcacacagaatcacagaatatgattatctgcaggtgatttcattgagagctctgggaatcaggggtacagacccaaatctgactctgacacggctttcgagctgaacgtattttatattctatatCGTTGTATAACTTACACAttcattattaaacttatattgctCTACTGTATACACTGACTTTATTCAAGCATGAGCttctcatgatctttcttaggcccctgatCACAGTTCCTCATGATTATCCttacgattaaacagtaattcTATTTAATtcctaaacaatcatcacatctaacaattatatcatttatcatgtactagctacacaggtgcagttctagcaaggtacataAGCCTGCACGTACCcagggtatttttatttttttcagtgcctactaagcttaattttccttctaaccctaaatccccatgatttaaaaacccttttactatcagtGGGGGGGCACATCCTGGGGAAAGAACATCCCTGcatgccctggccctgctctgagGGCTGCCCCTGCCTTCCAGGATGGCCGTGTTCCCTGTCGTGCTCAGCCTGACGCTCACCACGCTCCTGGGCAACGCCATCGCCTTCGCCACCGGCGTGCTCTACGGTCTGTCGGCCCTTGGAAAGAAGTAAGAGAGGTCCAGCTGCTCgtggagggcagggaagggggagaTGGAGCTCCAGCCCTTGCCTCATCTGCCTCCCTAAGGCTCTGCTTCCTCTTGCCCAAACCGTGCTGAGGCATGAAGGCGGCCAGAGAAAATCTCCCTtgcctcagagccctgggagggaaGGTCTGGAGGCTGCTGAAGCTCTGAGTTTTAGGAGTCCTGAGGGTCCCGCTCTTCTTTCTGCAGCTGTTGGGTGGATGggcccagctctggggcagAAGCAGCTTTGGGGGGTGGAGAGGGCCAGCAAGTGTGGTTTGAGCCCTGGAATCCCTTGGCACGAGAGGCAGGTCCCAGCTGGGACAGTCCTGCCATCCCCACGCTGTCCCTTCTCTCCACAGGGGAGATGCCATCTCCTACGCCCGCATCcaccagcagcagaagcagatgGATGAGGAGAAGCTGACGGGGAGCCTGGAGGGACAGGCTCTCTGAAGGACACCAGCTCGGGGCAGCATCTCCTGGACACTGAGGTGGTGACGATGTGGAAGTCCactctgcccttccctctgtCCTCTCCACTCCCTGCTGCACCACGAGTGCCCTGGACACTGCAGCAACTGGAAATctcaggggctgggcaggctgTGTGCTCTCCTCACACCAGCAGCCAGACCTCAGCACATCGCTCCTTCTCTCCTCAGCCCTCATCCCAAACACTGCTcctattatttaatattttctttttgctgcagAGGTGCTGGCTCTCTGAGTGCTGCTTTCCCaccctttcttttgttttgtttttatggaCTGCCCTCTGGATGGGTGAGGAGGGACAGAGGACCTGCCAGTGCAGATTCCACGTGTTTAGGAGCACTCCCTGGCATGGCCCTTCCCAGGTACAACACCTAACCCAGGGTTTGCAGAACTCCCTGCTGCTCAAGCTTGGTCTTCTTCCACTATTTTAATTATGGGACCAAGCACTGGAGGCGTCACTGCACGGGAAAGGATTTCCAGCAAAAACCCATCtaaagaaaaatccatttctgCAGGGGAGCTaccagagctgctgggcctGCAATGCACAGTCCCTGCTTCCTCTGGATacagctgcaggcagtgactGCCATTTACTTGAATTATGAGaattaattactttttcttaATAAGGGCACTTTTCTTAAGCTTCACTCTTTTACTGGGGCACAAGGGAAACAATATTTGCTGTACCACAGCTGAAAAGGATATTGTTTCTTGAGCCAAGTGGGAATTTTGCTGGTGTGGGAGTCACTGATGTGCAGGAGCATTCCTGGGACTCTGTTCCTGCATCCCTCTGTGAAGGGACCTGTTCTTCTTGCCTGGTGCAGCCTTTGTCTTTGGGATTGTGGTTTTTTGCATCAATCCTGAGCTGGTTTTGTATGGGAAGGTGGCACATCTTCCCTGTGCAAACAGAGAGGAGGCTGCACCATTTCAGTGTGGACAGCTGGGATATTTTACTTTGCTATTCCAGGCTTTTCTGTGGTTTTCACattgtattttctgtttgctttgtaCCAAGCAGTACAAAACTGCTCACTAAGTCCAGACCCCCCCTCTTCTCATCCCAGTTTCTCCTGgggattttaatttatttgatttttatatggttgctttttgttttgattaggaaaaaggggaataatttatttctagTTATTTAAGTACTTTGATGGGACTCATTTTCTCTGGATATAGGAGGAGTGCTCTGTTTCCTGTCCTTCACAGGGCTGCCTCATTTCACCAGGGGTCTCTGAGAACAGGgagagccctggctgctgcaaaatCCACTCTCAGCCTTCAGAGTATTTCTCAGACTCTCCAAAAAACCTGTGCTGTCCTTTGATCCCTTTGTCTTGTTCTGGGCCACAAGCTTGACAAACTGtgttttccccctcttctgggagagaaaagggaggaaaactgGGACAGAACTGCTGGATTGGGACAGCCACCAGCACTCTGTGTCCCTGTTTGAATCCTTGTGTACAGAGGGCTTGTGCTGTGCTCTGAGAAACGCTGCTGGAGGCCAGTGCTCTCTGTCAGAGGGCTCTGTCCATGCTGGAAACTCTCCTTACACCCTGCTCTTCCTCAAGCTGCCAGCtcctgtgagctgctgcttcttccctggagctcaggagctgtcAGGATTCCCACCAGTCAGGATTCCCACCAGTCAGGATTTCCAGAGGCTCCAGCCTCTGGATGTGGGCACATTTTTTATGCAAAGCCCCTTCCCCCCCACTTTGAACTGGGATTGCTCCAACAATCTGTGTCTGGGACGCAGAGCAGGCACCACcagcctggattttttttcccataaaggcagcttttttccctcaaagctgtgctggttTGGAGCCCCCAGCCCTTGGCTGATCCCTGGTGCTGGATGCAATGCAGGGGCCAcagcctcctgctgcctgcaggttTGGATGCTGCAGGAGCAATGTGGAATAACCTCGGGGTGCTGGTGCTGCCTCAGGAATGGGCAGGTGCTTTGATTTCAGGGGGGTGTGGGGAGTTGTGTAGTGTTTAGTAGAGGAATGTTGCAGACTGATGCATGTCAGTGTCTCTGGTAGTGACAGCTTTGCTCCGTGAGTAGTTCTGCAGTAGCTTTAGAGTCAGGAGGCCAAAGGCAAAGCAGAGCTCAGGGGCTGAGCCTTGCAGGGTGGGACCCTCACCTGCCACTCCTCCTGCCGtggtccctggggctggggcaggtgggctctgctccagggcaccTGCAGggtcccctctgctcccctggcaCCGAGGCAgaagtcccagcagtgctgccacaGCGTTTTGTGGCAGCAGGGTCTGACCCTGGGGCTGAGGCCAGGGAGAAATCTGCATCAATCTGCCACCAGGAGCGGGTGGCAAAGCTCAGCCCCGAGCTGGAAATGGGCCTCAGGGACTCCCCtgagagctgagctgcagccttTGGCCACAGTGCTtgaagtgtccctgcctgtcacCACTGGAGGTGGCTCAGATCCGTGCTCCAAGGGTGGTGACTCCTACAGGGGCCTCTGGAGTGGGAACCCTTGGGAATTTTGGCTGTCTGGAACCAAGCCAGACGCTGCCAGCATTGCAGACAGCCTTGGTGACAGCACCTGTGGCTTGCAGGAGCTGTAGCGGCACTCAGTGGATGGTCTCACCTCCATGTCGGCCCGTTTTTGGTGGAGATAGGAAGGAGCTTTAGAGTAGAGTAGCACCACAGTAGTTAAATGCCAGTGCATGGTGGATGTTAGTTGTGTTTAGAGGCACCCTCGGGGTGCTCGGAGCTGTGCAAGGACAAATGAAGTTCAAACCCTGCTCAGAGGCTCAACCCAAGCTGGGTTGCTGATCcacaggggctctgtggggcagggtctgCTCCCCAGGCCTcaggaaggagctgctctgagGGCTCAGGGAGGGGTGACACGCTGAGGACAGTGAGCACCAAGAGTGGCaggagccctggggagcagTGGCCTGTCACACACCGGTCACCAGGGCAGCATTTATGCACCGTGCCACTCTTCCATGCCTCTGCCACTCATGGGTGGCAGCTCCgtgtcccctggggctgcccacgGGGCGTGaagagcaggacagagctcgctgctctgggctggagctgcttctGTAACACCCATTGATTCCCTGTGTGTGCAGTGAATAAAAACACCATTCTACCTCTGGAAGAGCCACTGTGATTTCTCACACTCCAAAGGTTGTAGCAAGAGCCCTGGGACTCGCTGTGCTGAAGGAAGGAGGTCACTCAGAAAATGCTTCTCCAGTGAAGTTCTCTCAGGAGCTGAAGAGTCCAGCCTCATTTCCTAGTGGGGCATTTCCTCCTTAGGCTGAGCCCTGGGAAGCTTAATTCATCTCTGtcattttttcctcaggaaaaaacATCCACTGTCTTCAGGGAAGGGTTTCACTGAAGTGAAGATATCAAGACCTGGTCCATAGCCATGTGAGAAAGAGAATGCTCGAGCACAGGGCTGCCAGAAATCCTGATCTTCAGAAAGTCAGTGGAAACCAGAGGCTCTTGAGACCTCTTGTAGTCAGGCCATGCTTAGCAAAAGTTGTGTTCCAGCCAGGGCTGAACATCTTTCTGGAAAAGGGTCTCAGCAGCAGAGGGTAGGTTTAATACTgaatgttttctgtgttttttattttggccCATCACTCTCCCTCTGTCCTAGGCTGTTTTAAATTAATGCTGTGATAAAGCACATCTTCTCTTAGGTGATTTCTcatctcctgctgcaggagatCAGAATGGCAGCTGGCACGTCTGGAGGGCTGGCTCAGACATGCTGTTTTACCCCTGCTTCCTCAGGACAGCAGGCTGAATGTCCCAGGAATAGCCCTTGGGCTGCCAAGTGCATTTCAGGAGCTTGGACAAATGCTTGGGCACATCATGTCCCAGCTCAGCCTTTGTGCTTCTGCCCTTTTGGGAGGAGTCAGGTTGGACTGAGCAAGGCCCTTTGTTCCTCACAGCCATTACCACCTCCTGCAGCCGTGTTTTACCTCGGGTTAGctctaaaaaataattatgaaaggTTCTTAATCTTGCAGGACACACAGGAAAGAGGTAAGACTGATTTGCTACTAACTATGCAGTTGAAATCTAAAAGTGATAGAGGTGGAGGCACATCCACCTCCCTCTTTGTGGGTCAACCCCAGGGTGGGAAGGACCCACCCCAGCACAAAGTGTTGTCAGTACTCACTGTGTCTTTCCCACAGGGAATCACTTGCACTACAGCTGGATGTTTGTCTGTTCCCATTCTTTTGTCCTGGTTTTTCTTTGTGAACTGTATTTGGTCTTATTCATTAGGCTTCTAGTGTAATGTGTGTTTTTAGAGCAATAAAACGTGGCAGCTTTTTATACAAAAGATCTGGCTCTGCCTCTTTCACGGTCCTTGAGTGCCTGACACTcctctggggagctgcaggctgctgtGGTCCCCTTGCCACagtcctgctctgcctctcccatccctcccttctCTGCAAATCGAGGCAATGCCTTGCAGTTGGAGGCAAAACTGTTTTATTCTTGCAGCTACATGATGAGCTCTTGCcagaacagctccagctgtAAACTCAGCTCCAGCCAAGCCCTCAGGCTGCTGAGCAAAGGGCAACCATGGCCTCCTGTCCACACTGTTGTTCTTCCAGGACACCTTTatctccagcctggccctgctggtgacctgctcccatcccaaggGTTGACAGGTAGTGTTGTGtgacaggaggagaaggtgAAGTTCCAGCTGGCAACTTCTACAGCCAGAGCAAGATGATCTTTGCTGCCCCTTCCTCTCCCTCAGGGAGCTCCAGCCTCCACTtccagcagcacaagtttgcttTGCCCTCAgcctgggcaagggcagctcctACCTCAGGAATGACCTCCGGCCAGTCCTGAAAAAGGCCTCGATCTGCTCCAGGGACCTGCCTTTGGTTTCAGGGACACAGCAGCCTGTGAATAAGATGTTCCCAGCACTGATGACAGCGAAGAACAGGAAGGGCACCTCGAGGCCGAAGGCGTTCTGGAAAGTGGGGCAGAAAGAGCTGTGAGCtggtgcagggag
Proteins encoded:
- the CACFD1 gene encoding calcium channel flower homolog produces the protein MSSQDEQFPAAAAAPEAAGADEGMTWWYRWLCRIAGVIGGMSCAFAGLWNCVTINPLNIAAGVWMMLNAFVLFLCEAPFCCQFIEFANAVGARADRLRAWQKAAFYCGMAVFPVVLSLTLTTLLGNAIAFATGVLYGLSALGKKGDAISYARIHQQQKQMDEEKLTGSLEGQAL